The Mangrovivirga cuniculi genomic sequence TTTCCCAACAACAAACTCATATCCTGAATACATGCTTTCCTTATCTTCCTTCAATTTGAGAATTGTTTTATCATCTTTTTCAATAATTGAATATTCAGGCATTTCACCAAAAGGAGGCATGGCTTTAAACCCAAAGATTTGAAATACCATAAATGAAATTCTGTTATCACGGTGTTTTTTAAGTGCATCCTTATACTCAGCTTGAAAATTATCAAAACCGGTTGATTTAAACTCTATTATTAATTCAGCCAGGGCTTTTGTACCTTCTTCCGAATATGAGTCCTGGGTAAGTAACAGTCCCTGTAGTTTTTGGGTGTTCTGGTTTTTAACCGCTTCAGAAGCCTCGCTAAATAGTTGATTATATTGCTGTGCTTTTACACTGGTTAAACAAAGAAAAAATAGAATTAATGTTGAAATTCTGGTTTTCATTAAAGAATTATTTAATAGTCATAAAAAAATTGAATAGTTGAAATTCTAATATTAAAAAACAGGAAATCACTTACAATAATGAATCATGATCCTGCAGACATCGATTTCTCTATTTTCTGGATCAGTATATGAATGATCTTAATGTGGATTTCCTGGATTCGGTCAGCATATCCATGGTGTGGTACTCTGATTTCAATATCCGCTCCACCGGCCAGTTTTCCTCCGGTATTTCCACTTAGTATAACCACCTTCATGCCTTTGGCTTTAGCTGCTTTAGCTGCCTCAATAACATTCCTGGAATTACCGCTGGTGGAGATTCCTAAAAGGATATCATTTTGCTGACCTATTCCTTCTACGAAGCGGGAAAAAATAAACTCAAATCCAAAATCATTGCCGACACAGCTTATATGACT encodes the following:
- the lpcA gene encoding D-sedoheptulose 7-phosphate isomerase, which produces MVEDIKKELEEALHTLQKVLSDEDLLNKIAEAADLMSESLKNGGKIISCGNGGSHCDAMHFAEELSGRYRDNRPAMAAIAISDPSHISCVGNDFGFEFIFSRFVEGIGQQNDILLGISTSGNSRNVIEAAKAAKAKGMKVVILSGNTGGKLAGGADIEIRVPHHGYADRIQEIHIKIIHILIQKIEKSMSAGS